Proteins encoded together in one Mycobacterium sp. MS1601 window:
- a CDS encoding carbohydrate ABC transporter permease → MTIRDLTPTAAPAAVTAEVEPPSAARRRLRFNPWHLVLIPVSFLLLVPLLWMLVTSLETEGEANRFPPVLFPASPRFENYSQAWAAAPFGHFFLNSIMVTTVVLVSNLIVCSLAGYAFARIRFLGRGALFVTLMATLMVPFQVTMIPVFLVVKWFGDNVWEGLGIDHIGALMLPNLATAFGIFFLRQFFMTVPVELEEAARVDGTSRLGVLFKIVLPLSLPALSTLAALTILTSWNDFLWPLIVITSQDQMTVPLGLSYFQGAHRVKWPLLMAANVMSLLPMLLVFIGAQRYFVQSVASTGIKG, encoded by the coding sequence ATGACCATTCGAGATCTGACCCCGACCGCGGCCCCCGCCGCGGTGACCGCCGAGGTGGAGCCGCCCTCTGCGGCGCGGCGGCGGCTTCGGTTCAACCCGTGGCACCTGGTACTCATCCCGGTGTCGTTCCTGCTGCTGGTTCCCCTGCTGTGGATGCTGGTGACGTCACTGGAGACCGAAGGCGAGGCCAACCGCTTCCCGCCGGTGCTGTTCCCGGCCAGCCCGCGGTTCGAGAACTACTCACAAGCTTGGGCCGCAGCACCGTTCGGGCACTTCTTCCTCAACAGCATCATGGTGACCACGGTGGTGCTGGTGAGCAACCTGATCGTGTGCAGCCTCGCGGGTTATGCGTTCGCCCGCATCCGGTTCCTCGGCCGCGGAGCACTTTTTGTCACCTTGATGGCGACGCTGATGGTCCCGTTCCAGGTCACCATGATCCCGGTGTTCCTGGTCGTGAAGTGGTTCGGGGACAACGTGTGGGAAGGGTTGGGCATCGACCACATCGGCGCGTTGATGCTGCCGAACCTGGCGACCGCATTCGGCATCTTCTTCCTGCGGCAGTTCTTCATGACCGTGCCGGTTGAACTCGAGGAGGCGGCGCGGGTGGACGGCACCTCACGCCTGGGCGTGCTGTTCAAGATCGTCCTGCCGCTGTCGCTGCCCGCATTGTCCACCTTGGCCGCGCTGACGATCCTGACGTCCTGGAACGATTTCCTGTGGCCGCTGATCGTCATCACCTCGCAGGACCAGATGACGGTTCCGTTGGGGCTCAGCTATTTCCAGGGCGCACACCGGGTGAAGTGGCCGTTGTTGATGGCGGCGAACGTGATGAGCCTGCTGCCGATGCTGCTGGTGTTCATCGGCGCCCAGCGCTACTTTGTCCAGTCGGTGGCCAGTACCGGCATCAAGGGTTGA
- a CDS encoding carbohydrate ABC transporter permease produces MQRLLSRLGRSDHVSGWALVSPAALLIGVFGLLPVLMSLQLSFQKSDLLTEQTPWVGLDNYRKLAQDPVFLESVKHTIVYTALFVPGTMLVGLLIAAAMNRSLRFISVYRTAAYVTMAVSTISQGIIFLWLTDRDYGLVNAALNTVGLPSQPFLASPDQALYVIVAMTIWGWTGFSVIVYLAALQGVPAELHEAAAIDGATSFTRFRTITVPLLGPANLFLLVWLTINALQLFDEVYATTRGGPLRATTVIVYYLWDRAFVQFDAGYAAAMAYALFVVILVITGIQFRLARRYVHYS; encoded by the coding sequence ATGCAGAGGTTGTTGAGCCGGCTCGGCCGCTCGGACCACGTGAGCGGCTGGGCGTTGGTCAGTCCGGCGGCGCTGTTGATCGGAGTCTTCGGCCTGCTACCGGTGTTGATGTCGTTGCAATTGTCCTTCCAGAAGTCCGATCTGCTGACCGAGCAGACTCCTTGGGTGGGGCTGGACAACTACCGGAAGTTGGCGCAGGACCCGGTGTTCCTGGAATCGGTGAAACACACCATCGTCTACACCGCGCTCTTCGTCCCCGGCACCATGCTGGTGGGCCTGTTGATTGCCGCCGCCATGAACCGCTCACTGCGCTTCATCTCGGTGTATCGGACGGCCGCATACGTCACGATGGCGGTGTCCACCATCTCCCAGGGCATCATCTTCCTCTGGTTGACCGACCGGGATTACGGCCTGGTGAACGCCGCCCTGAATACGGTCGGGTTGCCGTCACAGCCTTTCCTGGCCTCACCGGACCAGGCGCTGTACGTGATCGTCGCGATGACCATCTGGGGGTGGACAGGGTTCTCGGTCATCGTCTATCTGGCTGCTCTGCAAGGAGTTCCGGCCGAACTGCACGAGGCGGCGGCCATCGACGGCGCGACGTCGTTCACCCGGTTCCGGACCATCACCGTGCCCCTGCTGGGGCCGGCGAACCTGTTTCTGCTGGTGTGGCTGACCATCAACGCACTGCAGCTGTTCGACGAGGTGTACGCGACCACCCGCGGCGGGCCGCTGCGCGCGACGACGGTGATCGTCTACTACCTGTGGGACCGGGCGTTTGTGCAGTTCGACGCCGGCTACGCCGCCGCCATGGCGTACGCCCTGTTCGTGGTGATCCTGGTGATCACCGGTATCCAGTTTCGGCTCGCGCGTAGATATGTGCACTACTCATGA